DNA from Geobacillus vulcani PSS1:
GCGTTCCGTGAAGCGGAGTCGGATGTCAAAGAAGGCGCTGATTTCTTGATGGTGAAGCCAGCTCTTGCGTATATGGACATCATCCGCGACATCAAAAATCGTTTTCCGCTTCCGCTTGTCGCCTATAATGTGAGCGGCGAGTATGCGATGGTCAAAGCGGCGGCACAAAACGGTTGGATCGATGAGAAACCGGTCGTCATGGAAATGTTGACAGGGATGAAACGGGCGGGCGCGGATTTGATCATTACGTATTTTGCTAAAGATGTCGCCCGCTGGCTGGCGGAATAAAGAGGAGGACGGAATGATGCGGAGCTATGAACGGTCAAAGGCAGCATACGAAGAAGCGGTGAAATTGATGCCAGGCGGGGTGAACAGCCCGGTGCGCGCCTTCAAGTCGGTCGGGATGACGCCGATTTTTATGGCGCGCGGCCAAGGAGCGAAAATTTACGATATTGACGGCAATGAATACATCGATTATGTGCTGTCATGGGGTCCGCTCATTTTAGGGCATGCCAACCCGCAGGTCGTGGAAGCGTTGAAGCGCGTGGCGGAACAAGGCACGAGTTTTGGCGCTCCGACATTGCTTGAAAATGAGCTCGCTAAGCTCGTCATCGAGCGGGTGCCGTCCGTCGAGGTTGTGCGCATGGTCAACTCCGGCACCGAGGCGACGATGAGCGCCCTCCGTTTAGCGCGCGGCTATACGAAGCGCAACAAAATTATCAAATTTGAAGGCAGCTACCATGGCCATGGCGATTCGCTGCTCATTAAAGCCGGCTCTGGCGTGGCGACGCTCGGCCTGCCGGACAGCCCGGGCGTGCCGGAGTCGATCGCCCAGCATACGATCACCGTGCCGTACAACGACTTGGACAGCGTCCGCTATGCGTTTGAGCGGTTTGGCGAAGACATCGCCGCGGTGATCGTCGAACCGGTCGCCGGCAACATGGGCGTCGTTCCGCCAGTGCCTGGCTTTTTGGAAGGGCTGCGCGAGGTGACGAAACAATACGGCGCTTTATTGATTTTTGATGAGGTCATGACCGGATTCCGCGTCGATTACCATTGCGCCCAAGGGTATTACGGCATTGAGCCGGATTTGACGTGCCTTGGCAAAGTGATTGGTGGCGGCTTGCCAGTCGGAGCGTACGGGGGCAAAGCCGAGATCATGGAGCTTGTCGCGCCGAGCGGCCCGGTGTACCAAGCCGGCACGCTTTCCGGCAACCCGCTCGCCATGACGGCCGGGTACGAGACGCTCCGCCAGCTGACGCCGAAAACGTACGAAGAGCTTGGCCGCAAAGCGGCGCGCCTTGCGGACGGTCTTCATCAGGCGGCGGAGAAGTACGGCATTCCGCATACGATCAACCGCGCTGGATCGATGATCGGCTTTTTCTTCACGAACGAGCCGGTGGTCAACTACGAGACAGCGAAAACGTCCGACTTGAAGCTGTTTGCCGCCTATTATCAGGAAATGGCGAATGAGGGTATTTTCCTGCCGCCGTCGCAATTTGAGGGGCTGTTTTTGTCGACGGCGCACAGTGATGATGATATTGAATATACGATTGCCGCTGCTGAGCGGGTGTTTGCCCGTCTGCGTGGATAAGGAAAGGGGCTGCCGACGGTCGGCAGCCCAATTTTTTATCATACCGCCTCTTTTCCGTTCATACAATGGATAATGTCATAGAAACCATTTGCCGAAGGGACGGAAGGAGGAGGCCCGGTTGGAGCAATCGTATTTGCGTTTTTCATTGGAAGAATCGGTCTGGTTTAAAAGAGGACAGGAAGTCGCCGAGTTTTTATCCATTTCTCTTGATCCGGTCATTTCCGTCGATGAGTACGACCAATATATTACGATCCGCGGCGCGCTTGAGTTGAGCGGCGAATTCCGCCAAGCGGACGAAGGGCAGGCCGAAGCGGATGACGACGTGTTTGAGCTGGCCAGCTATCGGTTCATTCAGCACATTGCGGTGCGCGAAGACGGGATCAGCGAACTGTCGCACCGGTTTCCAATCGATATTACGATTCCAAAAAACCGCATTCGTTCCCTTGAGGATGTATACGTGACGGTTGAATCGTTTGATTATGATTTGGATGAAAACGGAAGATTGCTGATCACTGCCGACATTTCGATCAGTGGGATCAGTGAAGCGCCGCTTGACGATGATTTGCCGGACGATGAGGAGGACGATGAGCCGCTGTTTGCCCCGTTTGAATCGATCGCCCGCAAGGAAGCGGCCGGTGAGGAAGTGTTTGCTTCGGCGGATGATCTCGCCGATGAGGCGGCTGAACAGCCCGCGTTTGCCGCCGACGAAACGCCGGTCTCCGTCATGGAGCCAGCCGCTATGCGCCATGAAGAAGCGGAGGCTGAGGAAGAAGAGGAGGCCAAAGAGCCGTTTTTGCCGCTCGAGACGGAAACGAAGGCGGTCAGCGCACAGACGGAGGAAGACATCGCTTCATTGCTGCCGCCAACTGAGGCGAAAGTATCGATCGGGGCGGCGAAAAAGGTGGCAGAGGAAGAAGAGGAAGAAGAAACGAAAACAAAAAGCGAAAATGCGCTTTACTTGACGAAGCTGTTTGCGAAAAGCGAGGCAGAAGAGTTTACGAAACTGAAAATTTGCATCGTCCAGCAAGGAGATTCATTGGACAAGATTGCCGAACGGTATGATGTGACCGTCTCGCAGCTTTTGCGCGCCAACGATTTGGAAGGCCCAGATGACGTGCACGAGGGGCAGCTGCTCTATATTCCGGCCATGGCGGGAAGCCGTCCTTTCTCATGAAAGGAACGCTTTCCGTTTCTTTTGCCGATCAGTAAGGGGGCGTAACGAATGGCCGCACAGGCTGACCGATATGAGGCTGTGCTCGCCCAGTACGGTCTTCGTCCAGAGCGCATGGAGCAGCGAGGCAAAGCCGTCAAGGTATACACGAACCGCGGTGTTTTCGCCTTAAAGCCGCTTGAAAGCGAGCAAGAAGCCGCTGCTATTTGGCAGTCTCTGCAACATGGCGGCCGCCGCTGCCTCCCATTGTACTTTACGCAGCAGCGGTCGCTGTTTGCCACAGAAGGCAGGCGCCTTTATTATTTGCAAGCATGGCATGACGGCGAATCGAAGGTAGAGAAGGATGTGATCCACACCTTTTTTCGCGAACTCGCCCGCCTCCATCGCGCCACCGTCCGCACGATCGAGGTGGGTGAGGAAGAGGCGGCGGCGTACCGAAAGCAAAAAAGGGACGAATGGCAACGGACGCGAGCCGTATGGGAAGAGCGGGTCGAACGGTACGAAGCGGCGTGGTACATGTCACCGTTTCAACTTCAATGTTGCACCTATTTTCATGAGGTGATGCGCGCGTACGCGTTTGCTGAGGAGCGGCTCGATGCCTGGGAAGAGACGCTGAAAGAGACGAAGCAATGGCGCATCGCTTGGGTGCATGGCAAAGCGCGTCTCTCCCACCATCTCCCGCCGTATTGGATCAGTTGGGAGCGGGCGCATTGGAATTCACCGCTCTTTGACGTGATCGCCGCTCTCCGTTTTCACGTGCGAACGATGCCGCCGCTGGGGCGCGAGTGGCTTGAAGGGATGGAGGAGTACGAGAAGGAGCTGCCGCTGTCCGACGGGGAGCGGGCGTTTTTATACAGCCATTTGGCGGAGCCGCGCGGGTTTGTCCGTTGTTTGGAGCGATATGAGGCCGCTTCGCGGAACGAGCGGAACGAGCGGGAATATGTGACCGCGCTGCAACGTTGTTACTGGGCGTTCAAAAACATGGAGGCCGTTGTCATGCATCTTGTCCAACGCGACGCCGCGCAGCAGGAAGAGGCGATGGATAATGAACAGCCGGCGGATGAAAGCAGCAATGGTTAAATGGATTTTGAATCCAGCCCAACAAAACGGCGTCGCACTAAATCCATTCCAAATGGAGCGCCACCGCAATGAAAACGAAGATGGCCAATAAAATGACATCAAACGTTGTTGGCAGAAAAATGGTGCGGATCGCTTGAAAAATGGTGAGCGGGATGATCACTTGGGCGCAGACGGCGCGTACTTGCCGAAGCCACGGCGGCCACGAATACGGATTGAATCGCCGCATCGACATTCCCTCCTTCTCCGGTTTACTATACAATATGAAATGTGCGATGGTTTGTCACCAAATGCACACGGATGGAATAAATAAATAAAAACTTGGCAAAGATGATGGACAATGGTAGTATAATAATCGAACGATGACGACAAAAGCGAAGACGGGGAGGAGTACAGCGGTCCGCGCCTGCAGAGAGGGAAATCAGAAGCTGCGAGATTTCCTAGGATGACGGCTGCTGGAAGGTCGCCCTTGAGCTGCTTCTTTGAACGGCGCTGCCGCCAAGTAGAGGAAGCCGGCATCATGCCGTTATGCCAATGAAGCGCTTAAGCCTCCAGGCTTAAGAAAAAAGGTGGTACCGCGAAAGCAGCTCCTTTCGTCCTTTTCGGATGAAAGGGGCTTTTTTGCTTGCCGGCGGCGCGGCATTGCCAAGCAGGAAAGCCGCCGTCGGCCGCATTGTCCATCATGTCGAAGGAGGGAATGATTATGGCACAGCATGAAGTGTCAATGCCGCCCAAATACGACCATCGCGCCGTTGAGGCGGGGCGTTATGAATGGTGGCTGAAAGGCAAGTTTTTTGAAGCGACCGGCGATCCGGACAAACAACCATTTACGATCGTCATTCCGCCACCGAACGTCACCGGCAAACTGCATTTGGGGCATGCGTGGGATACGACGCTGCAGGACATCATTACCCGCATGAAGCGGATGCAAGGCTATGACGTTCTTTGGCTTCCAGGGATGGATCATGCCGGCATCGCCACCCAGGCGAAAGTGGAGGAAAAATTGCGCAGCCAAGGGCTGTCGCGCTACGATTTAGGCCGGGAAAAATTTTTAGAAGAAACGTGGAAGTGGAAGGAAGAATACGCCGGCCATATTCGCAGCCAATGGGCGAAGTTAGGGCTTGGCCTCGATTACACGCGCGAGCGGTTTA
Protein-coding regions in this window:
- the hemL gene encoding glutamate-1-semialdehyde 2,1-aminomutase, with protein sequence MRSYERSKAAYEEAVKLMPGGVNSPVRAFKSVGMTPIFMARGQGAKIYDIDGNEYIDYVLSWGPLILGHANPQVVEALKRVAEQGTSFGAPTLLENELAKLVIERVPSVEVVRMVNSGTEATMSALRLARGYTKRNKIIKFEGSYHGHGDSLLIKAGSGVATLGLPDSPGVPESIAQHTITVPYNDLDSVRYAFERFGEDIAAVIVEPVAGNMGVVPPVPGFLEGLREVTKQYGALLIFDEVMTGFRVDYHCAQGYYGIEPDLTCLGKVIGGGLPVGAYGGKAEIMELVAPSGPVYQAGTLSGNPLAMTAGYETLRQLTPKTYEELGRKAARLADGLHQAAEKYGIPHTINRAGSMIGFFFTNEPVVNYETAKTSDLKLFAAYYQEMANEGIFLPPSQFEGLFLSTAHSDDDIEYTIAAAERVFARLRG
- the spoVID gene encoding stage VI sporulation protein D, which encodes MEQSYLRFSLEESVWFKRGQEVAEFLSISLDPVISVDEYDQYITIRGALELSGEFRQADEGQAEADDDVFELASYRFIQHIAVREDGISELSHRFPIDITIPKNRIRSLEDVYVTVESFDYDLDENGRLLITADISISGISEAPLDDDLPDDEEDDEPLFAPFESIARKEAAGEEVFASADDLADEAAEQPAFAADETPVSVMEPAAMRHEEAEAEEEEEAKEPFLPLETETKAVSAQTEEDIASLLPPTEAKVSIGAAKKVAEEEEEEETKTKSENALYLTKLFAKSEAEEFTKLKICIVQQGDSLDKIAERYDVTVSQLLRANDLEGPDDVHEGQLLYIPAMAGSRPFS
- the ysxE gene encoding spore coat protein YsxE, which produces MAAQADRYEAVLAQYGLRPERMEQRGKAVKVYTNRGVFALKPLESEQEAAAIWQSLQHGGRRCLPLYFTQQRSLFATEGRRLYYLQAWHDGESKVEKDVIHTFFRELARLHRATVRTIEVGEEEAAAYRKQKRDEWQRTRAVWEERVERYEAAWYMSPFQLQCCTYFHEVMRAYAFAEERLDAWEETLKETKQWRIAWVHGKARLSHHLPPYWISWERAHWNSPLFDVIAALRFHVRTMPPLGREWLEGMEEYEKELPLSDGERAFLYSHLAEPRGFVRCLERYEAASRNERNEREYVTALQRCYWAFKNMEAVVMHLVQRDAAQQEEAMDNEQPADESSNG